CCCATCATCAGCGGCACGCGCAGCGGGAAGTCGCGCTTGACCACCGCAGGCAGCAGCACGTTGCCGATCGCGAGGGCGATGCCGATCAGCGCCGTGCCGATCCAGAGCCAGACCGCCGAGCCGGGGATGGATCGGATGACGGTGCCCGCGCCCAGCAGGGCGAGCGCGCCGAGCACCGCTGTACCCAGGCCCGCGCGCCGCCCGACGCCGTGTGCGAACGGCGAGACGACCGCCCAGGTGAGGAGCACGATCGTCGGCAGCGCGCCCAGCACAGGGAGCGGGATGCCGGTGTCCTGTGACATCCGGTCGATCAGCGGACCCACCGCCGAGATCGCCGGGCGCATCAGCAGCGCCACCAGGCACAGGGCGACGACGGCGATCGTCACCCGCGGCATCCGCCGGTGTCGTCGTGGTGCGCTGATGGTCGGTCTCCTCTCAGCGCGGTTGTCCTCGGCCCGCTGGATATCACCATAGGTGTGGTGCCCCAGTTGGACGAGCCGTGGGTCGGAGCGTGTCCGGAGCCGCTCGACGACCGGCACCCCCTCAGCGCGGCTGGTATCGCTCGAGCGGGTACCCGGCGGCGACGAGAACGCGCAGCTCTTCGAGCGCCGTGGGCGCGGCCTGCGCCGCACGCGCCTGCACGAGCACGTTCCCGAGAGCCGTCGCCTCGACCGGGCCCGCGAGCACCGGCAGACCCGCGCGGTCGGCGGTCGCCTGGCAGAGCAGGCGGTTCAGCGAACCGCCGCCGACGATGTGGATGCTGTCGACCGGCCGCCCGGCCAGCTCGCCCGCCCTGCGCACGGCATCCGCGAAGGCTGAGGCGATCGACTCGACGATCGACCGGACAAGTCCCGCCCGATCGGCCGGCACGTCCGCACCGGAGGCGCGCAGCAGCGCCGCGATGCGGGCGGGCATGCCGCCGGGGGCGCTCAGCGCCGGGTCGTTCGCGTCGAACAGTGGCACGTCGGCAGGCACCGCACCGGCGGCCTGCAGCAACTCCGGCAGGACGATCGGGGTGCCGTCCTCCTCTTCCCACGCGCGCACGGTCTCGCTGAGCAGCCAGAGCCCGGTGACGTTGTGCAGGAAGCGGATGCGGCCGTCGACGCCGAGCTCATTGGTGAAGTTCGCCGCGCGAGCGGCATCCGTCAGCACCGGCTCCGCCAGCTCCAGGCCCACCAGGCCCCAGGTGCCGCACGAGATGTACGCCGAGTGGGGCGTCGAGAGCGGCGCGGCGACGACGGCGGATGCCGTGTCGTGCGAGCCGACCGCGACGACCGGCAGCTCGGCGCCGATCCGGTCGGCGAGCTCCGGGCGCAGCGTGCCGATCACGGTGCCCGGATCGACGAGCTCGGGCAGGATGCCGGCCGGGATGCCGAGACGTCCGGCCAGGTCGAGATCCCATTCCGAGGTGCGCACATCGAGCAGGCCGGTCGTCGAGGCGTTGGTGCGCTCGGCGACCTGCCGCCCGGTGAGCAGGAAGGCGAGCAGATCGGGGATCAGCAGTGCGGCGTCCGCCTGGTCCGTCCGCTCGTCGATGCGGTACTGGTACAGGGTGTTGAACGGCAGGAACTGCAGGCCGTTGCGCGGGTACAGCTCGGCGAACGGGACGATCGCGTGCGCCTGTGCGACGCCGCGCTCGGTGCGCTCGTCGCGGTAGTGGAACGGCTCGGCGAGCAGCGTCCCGTCGCGCAGCAGGCCGTAGTCGACCGCCCACGAGTCGATGCCGATGCTCTCGATGCCGGGCTCACGGCGCACGGCCTCGGCGAGGCCGGCGACGATGTTCTCGTACAAGGCGCCGAAGTCCCAGTGCAGGCCGTCCTCGCGCTGCACGGGCCCGTTCGGGAACCGCGCGACAGGCTCGAGCTGCACCGAGCCGTCGCCGACGCAGCCGATCATGACCCGGCCGCTGGTCGCGCCCAGGTCGACCGCAGCGAAGGTGCGGGCCGGTCGCTCGGCCCTGATCATCGCAGGAACGCGGCGGCGACGCCGGAGTCGACCGGGATGTGCAGGCCGGTGGTGCGGCTGAGCTCGGGGCCGGTGAGCACGTACACGGCGTCGGCGACGTTCTCGGGAACGACCTCGCGCTTGAGGATGGTGCGGTTGGCGTAGAACTGGCCGAGGTCCTCTTCGGCGACGCCGTAGGTGGCGGCGCGGTTGGCGCCCCAGCCCGAGGCGAAGATGCCCGAGCCGCGCACGACGCCGTCGGGGTTGATGCCGTTCACGCGAACGCCGTGCTCGCCGAGCTCGACTGC
This is a stretch of genomic DNA from Microbacterium sp. YJN-G. It encodes these proteins:
- a CDS encoding rhamnulokinase, encoding MIRAERPARTFAAVDLGATSGRVMIGCVGDGSVQLEPVARFPNGPVQREDGLHWDFGALYENIVAGLAEAVRREPGIESIGIDSWAVDYGLLRDGTLLAEPFHYRDERTERGVAQAHAIVPFAELYPRNGLQFLPFNTLYQYRIDERTDQADAALLIPDLLAFLLTGRQVAERTNASTTGLLDVRTSEWDLDLAGRLGIPAGILPELVDPGTVIGTLRPELADRIGAELPVVAVGSHDTASAVVAAPLSTPHSAYISCGTWGLVGLELAEPVLTDAARAANFTNELGVDGRIRFLHNVTGLWLLSETVRAWEEEDGTPIVLPELLQAAGAVPADVPLFDANDPALSAPGGMPARIAALLRASGADVPADRAGLVRSIVESIASAFADAVRRAGELAGRPVDSIHIVGGGSLNRLLCQATADRAGLPVLAGPVEATALGNVLVQARAAQAAPTALEELRVLVAAGYPLERYQPR